CGCGACCGGATCCTCCTGCTGGACAAGGAGGATCCGATGCTGGGACACGAGACGCTCGGTCATCGTGCCATCGGTGTCGTCTACCGCGCGGCATACGAGCGCGGCAACTACGTGCCGACCGTCGTGGCGCGGCGCTACGACGCCTTCATCTACATCGACGAGAGCCATGCGCTTCGTCCGCTGCATATACAAAAAGTGCTTGTGTGAGTTCTCACACAAGCACTTTTTTCATTCTAGCAGTCTGTCGGGCGGAGTAATGACCGCTTATACCTTCGACTGCATCCATCGGACAGACTCCTAGCACTTAAACGTCTGCGTGCCCTGCTTCAGGCTCTCTGCCATGCTGTGCAGCGAACCGGCATAGGCGCTCATTCGCGCTAACGATGCTGCCGGCTGCTCCAGCGAAGCGGCCGCATCCTGTGTGGCTGCCGAGGAATGAAGAACCAAATGACTTCCGACGTTATTCGAGAGATCCCCTTCATTTTCAGAACAGCTCCGTTATTGCGTGCTAGGTACCCTCTCCAAATAGTTTCATAATGGCAGGCGGAAGCGCAAACTGCTGCTTATTTATGACAATCTCATGGCTCTGCACCTCGGCGGCCTCTGCCTGAACCTCTTTAATATCAGATATCTCTTTATGCAGCCGCTCCATTTGGCGATCCAGCGCAGAAGCGGAATCCGCAGCTTCCCTCAGCTCCCGCAGCAGCTGATCCGGCACTTCCGCGTTATATTTGTAATAAATTTTGTGCTCCAGGCTGGCCCAGAAATCCATGGCAATCGTACGGATCTGAACTTCTACACATACGTATTCGCGTCCATCCGACATAAAGACAGGAACTTCCATAAGCAGATGAAGGCTTTGATAGCCGTTCGCTTTTTGGTGCTTGATGTAATCCTTCTCTTCCACGATTCTCAAATCCGTCTGCTTCTCCAGCATGTCCTTAATTTGATAAATATCGGTGATAAACGAACAAGTAATCCGCAGACCCGCGATATCCTTGATGTTTTCCCGGATGTTGGGCATTGAAATTTCGTAGCCTTTGCGCATCATCTTGTTGATAATGCTTTCCGGTGATTTCAAGCGTGACTTCGTATTTTCAATCGGATTGTATTCATGCAGAAACTCGAATTCCTCCATCAGAATTTCAATCCGGGTCTCCATCTCGGCCAAAGCAAATTTATACATCATCATAAATCGAGTTAACTCGTATTTGAACTGTTTCAATTGAGCCATTGGGTGCTGGTCCATCTTATTCTCCCTCCACTACCGCTTTGCTTCCCGCATAGCTACATTGTATACGTTAGCGCTGCCGCATTGCAAAACTGACGAGGAGCTTATATGCTTCGGCCGAATCAACACATGTGTTTGAACACATGCAGCTGCATTCGGTCTCGTCCGCGCAAAAAAAAGGAACCCAGGCAACGGTGCCCAGGTTCAAATGTTTTATATAAAAAGGGGGTCATGTAAGTAGTATAGCCCATCGATGTTAAGCGCTTGTATCAGAAATATTCCAATTGTGTTACAGAATGCTTCGCTATTTATACGCCTTTCGTTAGCCATGCAATGACCCAAGCGATTTCCTTCAGATTGCCGTCAGGAATAATTAACCAAGATATAAATGGGAGGTAAAGAGAGCGAAAGAGCAGAATGATATGTACCGTGACAGCATAACAACTTCAGCGGAGGTCAACAACATGAAACGTTTTTTTGCCATGTCCTTTTTCTCGAAAAATCTTCTTTTCACGTCGTTCAACATTGTTCTGATCGGGGCCGTGCTCATCGTCTCCAGTTACTTTTTGCAGAAAGATATTTTGGTCAGCCAGCTTCAAAACCAAATTAAAACCGTCACAGGAAATTGGGCGGCACAAATTGACTCCAAGCAGGTCATGCAGGCTAAAGAAGAAAAGGACTATCAAGGTCCCGTCCAAGCAGAAATCCGCAAGCAGCTTGATCTTGTCAGCCAATACAATCCAAGCGTCGCCCAGGCCTATATTTTCGGGACAGAGCTTCAAGACGGCAATAAAACGTCCATTATCGCAATGCCAACTCACGTTGCTGAAGAGCTTACGGAAGCGAAGCTCATGGCAGGCGATCTTTATGAACAGCCGGTTGTCGTAGCAAATATGTTGAAGCGGTTGCTAGCGACAGGAACTCCGACGCTGACAGACTACTATCAAGACGATTACGGGATTTGGACGACCATCGCCTATCCGATTAAAGATACAAACGGAAAAATTTATGCTTATTACGCGGTCGATATAGACGCAAAGGCGATTCCTGAAGGCCTACATAAGCTGCTGATCTACGGCATCTCTTTGCTCGCCGGCTTTTTGATCATCATCCTGACCTTTCAAATCATCGTCATTCGAAGATCGTTCCAACCGATCAAAGCCTTGATCCATGGCATTGACGAAGTAAGCCAAGGGCACCTGGACATCAGAATTCCAACTGGCAAAAATGATCTTGGCAGAGTGAATGAGAAATTTAACGAGATGGTGTCCAATATGAATGCAACGATTGTAAGCATTCAAGAGGCCTCTCATCAGCTTGCGGCCTCGGCTAAAGAGCTCAACCTATCATCCAATCGGAATAACGAGCATGCCGAAGTCATCAACAGCAGTGTGAAAGAAATTGCGAAAAGTATTCAGTACCAGGAAAATTCGAGCTTCGAGAGCTCACGTGCCATCTCCGACATGGCTGAAGTTGTGCAGACGGTCGCGCATAGCTCCTCGTCTGTGGCGGTTGAAGCGCAGGCTGTCGAGCAGATTTCGGAAAAAGGCGATACGGTGGTCAAAAACATGACCGGTCAAATGCAGCAAATCAACCAATTTGTCGGCAATTTGTCTCAATCTGTTACGATTCTGGACCGCCGCTCCCAAGAAATTGGAAACATCCTCAGTATGATTACGGGTATCGCGAACCAGACGAACCTCCTCGCACTCAATGCAGCCATTGAAGCTGCTCGTGTCGGCGAGCACGGACGCGGCTTTGCGGTAGTCGCATCTGAAGTTCGTAAGCTGGCTGAGCAATCGCAGCAGTCGGCCAAACAAATTGAGGAACTGATCAAAGAAATTCAACATGAGATCGGTCAGACGACCGATGCGATGCAGAGCGGCAAACAGGTTGTTGAACAAGGGATGTCGGTCGCCAGTGAAACAGGACGCCTGTTTGGGGATATTTTGGAGGCTATTCAGAAGGTGTCGCAGCGCATCCATGAAGTATCGACGGCAGCCCAAGATATGTCGGCTGGCACGGAGCAAATCGCTGCATCGGCGGAAGAGCTTACTCATTCCGCCAAGTCCACAGCTTCGAATGCAACTGAAATGACACGCTCAATTGACGAACAGAAGCAGTCCGTAGAAGAAATTGCCCGCTCGACGCATCAATTATCATCAACTGCGGATGAATTAAAGCAGCTTACTGCACAATTTCGTGTAAAGAAGGAACAACCATGATTCCGCAGCAGAATACTTCCAAACAACAGGATGCTACCCAAAGTTTCAGCAGTATGAGTGAAAGATATCCGCTCACGCTGCCTCTAGATTTCCCAAGCCAACAGCGCACGCATCGTGTCGCTACGTATAAAGAAAGCTGGGGTCAGAAGTTTGCGAGCAACTTCTTCATCAGGCTGAAAGTGCACCCGGCCGACAAACGGCGATTCACTTTGCCACGTTTGCCGCATGGCTGTATCGGATGACGGGTGAGGATGAAATCGGCTTCCTCGGCATCACTGAATACGGAGAGTCTGTACCGATTGCCGTTTCCTTCGAAAAGGGGCTTACCTTTGATAGGCTGATTGATGCGGTCAAGCTTCAACTGGCTGCTCGAAACCAAGGTGCTCTAGCGCTGGAAAATGAAGATTTGATCTTCAATTGCGGTTCTGTACTGCTGGAACAGGAGAAGCCGCTGCTTATTTGGCAGTGGCATCACGCGGACAACTTTGCGGAGATTCAGGTTAACTACGATGAAAGCGTCTTTCTCCAGACTACGCTGGATCGATTTACCGCTGCTTATCTGAAGCTGCTGCATGCAGCTTTATTCCGCAGCGCGACTTCGATCGGAGCGGTCGATATTATGACGGACGACGATCTAAGGCTCTATAAGGAGATCAATCATACCGAAGCCGATTATCCGAAGGATGCAACCTTCCACGGTATGTTTGAACGGTCAGCGGCAAGGTTTGGCGACCGTCCTGCCGTCTCTTCGCAGCAAGGCTGCTACACCTACGAGGAGCTGAACGCTCGGGCAAACCGTCTCGCGCACAAGCTGCTGCAGCTTGGACTGCGCAAAGGCCAATTTGTTGCTTTGTATATGGAGCGCAGCATCGAAACGGTTGTTAGTCTACTCGCTGTCATGAAAGCGGGCGGCGCCTATGTGCCCGTTGATCCGGAACATCCAGAGGAACGCGTGCGCTATATTTTGGAGGATACAAGGGCTCCGATCGTTCTTGCTAACGCGGAATCCTTGAGCAAAGCACATGCGCTTTCAAATTCGGTCACTACGATTAGGGACATGATTGCGGTTGATTCAGACTTGGAGGATTATCCTGCGCATAACCCGGACGTGGGCATCGCACCGAGTGAGCTGGCTTACGTGATTTATACATCCGGCTCAACCGGCAAGCCCAAAGGGACGATGCTCGCGCATGAGGGCGTTGTCAATATGGGGAGTGTCATTGGCAGCGAATTTGCCATGAATGAATACGATGTTTTGCCGCAATATGCCACTTACAGCTTCGATGCCTCGGTCTGGGATACCGTGGCTGCGCTGTTCCACGGCGCTCATTTGTATCTCTTATCCCGGGAGGAACGCGTTTCGGTGGAAGCCTTCGCCAGTGCGGTTGAACGGACAGGCACAACAAAAATTGCCATTCTTCCTACTGTGTTCTTCAACCAGCTGATTTCCTATTTGTCCGACAGCGGATATCGAAAGCTAGAGAAGGTCCAGCTTGTCATGGTAGGCGGAGAAGCTCTTAACGGTGAACTCGTCCGTGCTTTTCAGCGGAGATTCGGTAAGCGGATTGACATTTATAATCTGTACGGTCCAACCGAGTGTACGGTGGTTGCGACGATGCACAAGGTTGTTGGTGATGTGCCCGAGCAGGTGGCCCAGATTCCCATTGGCCGTCCTTTACGCAATTATCGGGTGTATATTACCAATGAGGAAGGCCAGCTTTGTCCGGTCAATGTGCCCGGGGAGCTGTATATTGCAACAATAGGCATGGCAAAGGGGTATCTGAACCAGCCGGAGAAAACGGCGGCAGCCTTCATCGACAGTCCTTTTAACCCCGGGGAAAACGTATACCGCTCCGGCGACATCGTCAAGCTGCTGAGTGACGGTTCGATCGAATATGTAGGACGGCGTGACCATCAGGTGAAAATTCGCGGACACCGCATTGAGATCGGAGCGATCGAAGATGCGTTCACACAATTCCCGGATATCAGAGATGCAGCCGTCATTCCTCGTAAGGACGAAGAGGGACACACCATGCTGATCGGATTCTTCACGTCAAAAGATGGCGGCCCGATCCAAGATGGGGCGATTAAAGAATATTTGGGCAGCAAGCTGCCCAGCTATTATGTGCCGAGATGGATCCGTCAAATCGACGTGATGCCCCTGTCTCCGACTGGAAAAGTAGACCGCAAACAGCTTGCAACCTATGACTATGCAAATGACAGCATGGACCCTGTTGTTGATGCCAAGCCTTTGAGCGAAACCGAACAGAAAATCGCGCAGCTTTGGAAAAAATTGCTGAAGCTCGGGCATGTAGCCGAAAGCGACGATTTCTTCGAATTAGGCGGCGATTCGCTGAATGTCATTCAGATGCAAGTTTATTTAAAGCCGGAATATCCGCAGCTGACGCTCGGCAATTTATTTGAATATACAACGTTGACACGACTTGCCCAGCATCTTGATGAACTCCAGAACGCGGAGGAACATAGCCATGAAGCCCGCGAAGACGAAATGAGCATAGATGATCGAAAGCCCCATCCTTCTTCGGCATGGGACGGAGAGAACTTCCGTGAGCTTATCGAACATCCCTTAGAATTCGGCATGGAATCGGTAAGGAAGCTCTCCTACGCCGAACCTCGTCATGTACTTCTTACAGGCGGGACGGGCTTTCTGGGATCACGCATTTTGTATGACCTCTTAAGAATGAGCAGAAACACGGTTATCTATGCTTTGGTGCGGGGGTCTCAACCGGGAGTTGGAGCGCAGCGCCTTTTGGAAATCATGCACCACTACTTCGGCAGTGAAGTGCTGGAGCTGATGAATGACCGGGTGATCATGATCGAAGGTAATCTGGATCGCGATGAGCTGTGTGAGCGGAGTCAGGATTATGAGATGCTGGTCCAACATATCGACGCCATTATTCATGCGGCTGCCGACGTCAGGCATTTTGGTGATCGCCGCAAATTTGAACGGACTAATATTGCCGGAACGGCCGCTTTGCTCAAGCTGGCTGCAGCAAAACCGGGTGTCCGCTTCCATTATATTTCAACGATAGGCATCCCTGAGGAATTGGCTGAGCTGGGGCTGTGGGATCAAGCACTTCAGCACGAACGGATTCCTGAAGAGCTTCATGTGAAAGGTGTATATACGGAAAGCAAATTGGAAGCGGAAAAAATGGTGCTTGCCGCTGCCGACGAGGGGCTGGCCGTTACGATTTACAGACCCGGCAATTTAACCTGCGATTCATTGACAGGAAGCTTTCAACGCAATATCGACGGAAATGCTTTCTATCGGATGCTGAAAGCCATGCTTCTTCTCGAGCGTGCACCGCGCGCACGATGGAAGGTCGATTTCACCCCTATCGATTACGCGGGACAAGCGATCACTGTACTCGCGCTTAAGCCGGATACCGTAGGCCGTATGTTCCATATCTGCAATCCGAATCCGCTTTTCTACGATGAATTGTTAGGTATGATCAATCAGCTTGGATACATGGTGGATCTTGTTGATCCCGCTGATTATACATCATGGCTGCTCGATCTTCATGAGAACAAGCATCAGGAAGGCCTACAACTAGCCATGGCTTACCTGGAGGGAGACGGTGCCAAAGATTCGCCTTACACATTCGACTCCTCGCAAACGGTTGCTTATTTAAAAGGAACAGGGGTTACCTGTCCTGTGATTGATCTTGCTTTTATACGGCGGATGTTTGAGGAAGCAGTGTCCCAGGGGTACTTCCATGCTGTCAGGGAAATGCTGGACGTCTAAGAACGGATCGTCGGCACAAGGCGGATTTCGATCAACGGTCCTTGGATCGTAGAGGGACGATGGGATGGGGATAAAATACCTCTTTCGGGTTATTATAACGAGCTTCATGACCATGTTAAACTAGCTGTATCTCACCGAAGGAGGCTATGTCTATATGTCCGAGGATCAAAAAACAGTCCAACAGGAAGAAACCCAGGCAGAAAGTCAGGAAATTGAGTTACAGGATCTTGAGCAAGAATTATCGGAAAAAGAACTGGACGGAGTCCAGGGCGGACGCGGCAGACAGAGACGGCGTGGAGCATAGAAAAGCAGGAACCCTTTTTCAAAGTGTCGATAAAATCCGTTGGATTTTTCGGCACTTTTATTTCAATATCCGATTTTCTGCCTAAAGGACCTAATCAGGGACCTAAAATGCTCATTCTCCAAGCACCCATATGTAATCATCCAGCATTCGATCCACTGCCTCCCCAATAAGTAAGGTTAATTCGGCCAAGGAACCTGACTCATCGGCAGAACGAAGGGCTTCATAGTACTTGGCACGATCCTGCTGACGAATCACGGCAGGGGGATAGCCATGCTGAGCTAGAATCAAATTCATAAGCAAGCGGGCCGTCCGCCCATTACCATCAATAATCCCATTTATCTCCGTAAAAATTATTGTACATAATGTGAAAATTACATCATAACTGTTTTTAATTCTGTGTATCAGGTTATTGAATAGATATGTACATAAAATATTTATTGAACATATTAAAGGATACCCCTTGTAAATTGTCCCTTAACTTCATCTTGCTGCACTGTTAAACCAAGAATCCCTTACTCTGAAGGAGTGATTCTCCACCTAAGTGTCTCTTGTCCGACATTGATCTTTCTCGATCCTATTTTACTTATTGCTATTAATCCAACTCCATAGTGACGTTGAATAAACGTCCCAGTTAGTTATTCCATAATAACTTCTAATAGATCTTTTCAACTGATTTTAGGATGTCGTAACCACAAACATCAGTGACATTTCAGCCCATTCCATTAGTCGATATGTAATCTACACCTGATCCGGCTTTGCTGATTTTTTCCGCCCGGTATAAGTTCTGCAGAACTCGATCGAGTCTTCGTATACCGCTAGGATGCGTTTCCACCCTTCGCAGGTATTCCACCAGTTCGAGGGCATCAGGGATATACCCTCCGCGAATAACCGAAAGCACCGTATACAACGATAAGCGGATGTTCCCAGGAATATCACCTCTTGCTAGTAGCTCCCTGATAATTAAAAGCCCTACTCCCGGCATCTTGTGGCAGATCGGTGTCAGCAGTGATACTTTAAACTTCAGCTCTGCTTTGTCTTCCAAACCGAGCGCATGGAAAATCTCAATGGTTTTTTCTATGGAAGCGGACAACAGCAATAAAATCAACTGCGCGAGCCGCCGGGAATACACGATCGAGCCCGAATTCAGACCAACGGCGATATAGTCCAGTGCCTTTTTCATGCTTTTGCGGTTCGTGAAGGTATCCGGCGATCTGAGCGAATGCCGCTTGGCAGATGTCTGCAAAAACGTCTCCACTGCAGTACGAGGATCTACATAAAGAAGGCTACTGAACAGGATCGTATTTAACCAGATGCTGATATCCTTATCCATAAACAACTCTTGTATTGCAATCTCCAAGAGTAATGGAAAGTATTTAAGTGGAAAAGCGTGTTCTTTCTTCGATAATTTATAGCTTGGGTAAATTACCCCTGCAAACGGTGACTCGTAAAATTTCTTACCCCATTGATCTTGTTTACGTATTAACTTGTTTTTTGGAACTTCATTAAGCAATCCCTTATCGGACAGAAATGCGTAGAAATTCGTTAAGGTTCTTTCATATAGTTTAACTGTTCCTCGGCTTACCTTCTTTTCGCTTCCTAAATAGTTTAAAAATTTTGTCCCATGTGAAAGCTTTAGATCCGTGAACGCGGTAATATTTAACGCTTTCCTATTTTTTATGATGTAATTCAAAAATCCGATCAGATTGTCAGAGTGTTTTTTCATAGTGGCATACTCACGAAAATAGTACCGGCTAATGATAAATTCTGAAACTGGATGTATAACTTTGACCTCACATCGTATATTGCTATTGTCTTCATCAATTGGATTGCAATGAATTTTTTTAGCCAAGGATATAACCGCAAATTGCTTACGACCACCATTCCAATCAAGCCACATGACATCTGTAAAGAAACGAAATTGATTTATTCGAATAATGTTATTTAAATCAGCATCTAGCACCTTTACACCACCACCCACATCAATTTCTAGTGCTTTACATATAAGGCGTATTGTTCTAGTATTTCTCTATAATTTCTACATCGGAATAATAATCTTAAATCTTGAGTTAAAGGGAGACATTCTTAATGTTAAATAAAAAGATAGTTCGGAATGCTATAAGATGCAGGCATTGCCTAGATGTTATCGAATCTACCAACCTGCATGATTTTAAATATTGTAGTTGTAAAAAAGTAGGGGTAGATGGCGGTTTCGATTATTTAAAACGATTGGGAGAACCAGCAGATTATGAGGAAATGTCAGATTGGACAGAGGAATAGGACAACCTTGGCAGGTTGGTAAAACTTCAGTCTACTAAATTTTAGGACAAGGAAAAATATATACATATTCCAAGAACGTTGGAACTGAAGCTCAAGGAGGCTATGAATATGAAAAGAGACCCTGCCCAGATTTTAATTGAGGTTAATGAAAGATTAACCAAAGAAATGAACGAATTATTTGACGAAATCACTTCTC
This genomic window from Paenibacillus hexagrammi contains:
- a CDS encoding GTP pyrophosphokinase encodes the protein MDQHPMAQLKQFKYELTRFMMMYKFALAEMETRIEILMEEFEFLHEYNPIENTKSRLKSPESIINKMMRKGYEISMPNIRENIKDIAGLRITCSFITDIYQIKDMLEKQTDLRIVEEKDYIKHQKANGYQSLHLLMEVPVFMSDGREYVCVEVQIRTIAMDFWASLEHKIYYKYNAEVPDQLLRELREAADSASALDRQMERLHKEISDIKEVQAEAAEVQSHEIVINKQQFALPPAIMKLFGEGT
- a CDS encoding methyl-accepting chemotaxis protein, yielding MKRFFAMSFFSKNLLFTSFNIVLIGAVLIVSSYFLQKDILVSQLQNQIKTVTGNWAAQIDSKQVMQAKEEKDYQGPVQAEIRKQLDLVSQYNPSVAQAYIFGTELQDGNKTSIIAMPTHVAEELTEAKLMAGDLYEQPVVVANMLKRLLATGTPTLTDYYQDDYGIWTTIAYPIKDTNGKIYAYYAVDIDAKAIPEGLHKLLIYGISLLAGFLIIILTFQIIVIRRSFQPIKALIHGIDEVSQGHLDIRIPTGKNDLGRVNEKFNEMVSNMNATIVSIQEASHQLAASAKELNLSSNRNNEHAEVINSSVKEIAKSIQYQENSSFESSRAISDMAEVVQTVAHSSSSVAVEAQAVEQISEKGDTVVKNMTGQMQQINQFVGNLSQSVTILDRRSQEIGNILSMITGIANQTNLLALNAAIEAARVGEHGRGFAVVASEVRKLAEQSQQSAKQIEELIKEIQHEIGQTTDAMQSGKQVVEQGMSVASETGRLFGDILEAIQKVSQRIHEVSTAAQDMSAGTEQIAASAEELTHSAKSTASNATEMTRSIDEQKQSVEEIARSTHQLSSTADELKQLTAQFRVKKEQP
- a CDS encoding non-ribosomal peptide synthetase — its product is MTGEDEIGFLGITEYGESVPIAVSFEKGLTFDRLIDAVKLQLAARNQGALALENEDLIFNCGSVLLEQEKPLLIWQWHHADNFAEIQVNYDESVFLQTTLDRFTAAYLKLLHAALFRSATSIGAVDIMTDDDLRLYKEINHTEADYPKDATFHGMFERSAARFGDRPAVSSQQGCYTYEELNARANRLAHKLLQLGLRKGQFVALYMERSIETVVSLLAVMKAGGAYVPVDPEHPEERVRYILEDTRAPIVLANAESLSKAHALSNSVTTIRDMIAVDSDLEDYPAHNPDVGIAPSELAYVIYTSGSTGKPKGTMLAHEGVVNMGSVIGSEFAMNEYDVLPQYATYSFDASVWDTVAALFHGAHLYLLSREERVSVEAFASAVERTGTTKIAILPTVFFNQLISYLSDSGYRKLEKVQLVMVGGEALNGELVRAFQRRFGKRIDIYNLYGPTECTVVATMHKVVGDVPEQVAQIPIGRPLRNYRVYITNEEGQLCPVNVPGELYIATIGMAKGYLNQPEKTAAAFIDSPFNPGENVYRSGDIVKLLSDGSIEYVGRRDHQVKIRGHRIEIGAIEDAFTQFPDIRDAAVIPRKDEEGHTMLIGFFTSKDGGPIQDGAIKEYLGSKLPSYYVPRWIRQIDVMPLSPTGKVDRKQLATYDYANDSMDPVVDAKPLSETEQKIAQLWKKLLKLGHVAESDDFFELGGDSLNVIQMQVYLKPEYPQLTLGNLFEYTTLTRLAQHLDELQNAEEHSHEAREDEMSIDDRKPHPSSAWDGENFRELIEHPLEFGMESVRKLSYAEPRHVLLTGGTGFLGSRILYDLLRMSRNTVIYALVRGSQPGVGAQRLLEIMHHYFGSEVLELMNDRVIMIEGNLDRDELCERSQDYEMLVQHIDAIIHAAADVRHFGDRRKFERTNIAGTAALLKLAAAKPGVRFHYISTIGIPEELAELGLWDQALQHERIPEELHVKGVYTESKLEAEKMVLAAADEGLAVTIYRPGNLTCDSLTGSFQRNIDGNAFYRMLKAMLLLERAPRARWKVDFTPIDYAGQAITVLALKPDTVGRMFHICNPNPLFYDELLGMINQLGYMVDLVDPADYTSWLLDLHENKHQEGLQLAMAYLEGDGAKDSPYTFDSSQTVAYLKGTGVTCPVIDLAFIRRMFEEAVSQGYFHAVREMLDV
- a CDS encoding DUF7695 domain-containing protein is translated as MLNKKIVRNAIRCRHCLDVIESTNLHDFKYCSCKKVGVDGGFDYLKRLGEPADYEEMSDWTEE